In Gambusia affinis linkage group LG06, SWU_Gaff_1.0, whole genome shotgun sequence, one DNA window encodes the following:
- the eif2a gene encoding eukaryotic translation initiation factor 2A: MAPPIPLLAVRGSDGTSLLCGPPRCEQYSSFQRDSRPSRYLTFSRDGTLVGWCNGHSVSVVKCADGSVVSTFDLPKTALLEFSPLNNILVTWQPYTKTQDSPQGEANLQLWELQSGRLIKALYQKKVDSWCPKWSEDEKVCVRSVNNELHFYENNDFNSIANKLHMQKVSDFAASPGAQPCKVAIYVPGSKGAPSFVRLYQYPVLGGPGAALANKSFFKADKVMMQWNQKASAVLVTASTEVDKSGASYYGEQTLHYLGVNGETALVQLAKNGPIYDTAWSPNSSEFCVVYGFMPAKATVFNLKCEAVFDFGTGPRNAAYYSPQGHILVLAGFGNLRGKMEVWDVKKYKQVSMPEAPDATCFSWCPDGEHIVTATCAPRLRVSNGYKIWHYTGSVLQKHDVAKGAELWDVRWQPFLDGTFPERPIRYQAAPSELGSTQAAPKQAYRPPALRHLPAAPSSKLHEEEPPQNLQTGPGGEKSLSKTALKNQRKREAKKAAKLEAKPDPEPQSAPPPVSHSQSEAGSGSGDPETDKKIKNLNKKLRAIEELKEQQASGKVLQKNQVEKIQKEEQLLKELQALQVNL, from the exons ATGGCGCCCCCCATTCCGCTGCTCGCAG tgcgTGGATCAGACGGAACGTCGTTGCTGTGCGGACCCCCGCGGTGTGAGCAGTACTCGTCCTTCCAGAG GGACAGCCGGCCCAGCAGGTACCTCACCTTCAGCAGGGACGGGACGCTTGTAGGATGGTGCAACGGACACAG CGTCTCGGTGGTGAAATGTGCGGACGGATCTGTGGTGTCCACCTTTGACCTCCCAAAAACAGCTCTGCTGGAGTTCTCTCCCCTCAACAACATCCTGGTCACCTGGCAACCGTACACCA AGACTCAGGACAGTCCTCAGGGGGAAGCCAACCTGCAGCTGTGGGAGTTACAGAGCGGCCGACTGATCAAAGCTCTGTACCAGAAGAAAGTCGACTCCTG GTGTCCCAAGTGGTCTGAAGACGAGAAGGTCTGTGTGAGGAGCGTCAACAACGAGCTGCACTTCTATGAGAACAATGACTTCA ACTCCATCGCCAACAAGCTTCACATGCAGAAAGTTTCTGACTTCGCCGCATCGCCAGGAGCTCAGCCCTGCAAG GTAGCCATCTACGTCCCTGGCAGTAAAGGAGCGCCGTCCTTCGTGCGGCTCTATCAGTACCCGGTTCTGGGCGGACCCGGCGCGGCGCTCGCTAACAAGAGCTTCTTCAAGGCGGATAAAGTTATGATGCAGTGGAACCAGAAAG CCTCCGCCGTCCTGGTCACGGCGAGCACAGAGGTGGATAAAAGCGGCGCTTCGTATTACGGCGAGCAGACGCTGCACTACCTGGGTGTGAACGGAGAGACGGCTCTGGTCCAGCTGG CCAAGAACGGGCCGATCTACGACACGGCCTGGAGCCCCAACTCCTCAGAGTTCTGCGTGGTTTACGGCTTCATGCCGGCCAAAGCCACCGTCttcaacctgaagtgtgaagcCGTGTTTGACTTCGGGACCGGCCCGCGAAACGCCGCCTACTACAG TCCTCAGGGCCACATCCTGGTTCTGGCCGGGTTCGGGAACCTCAGGGGCAAGATGGAAGTTTGGGACGTGAAGAAGTACAAACAG GTGTCAATGCCTGAGGCTCCAGACGCCACATGTTTCTCCTGGTGTCCCGACGGCGAGCACATCGTCACGGCGACCTGCGCCCCTCGGCTGCGGGTCAGTAATGGTTATAAGATCTGGCACTACACGGGCTCGGTTCTGCAGAAGCATGATGTTGCAAAGGGCGCAGAGCTGTGGGACGTCCGCTGGCAGCCGTTCCTGGACGGTACCTTTCCGGAGCGGCCCATCCGGTACCAGGCGGCGCCGAGCGAGTTGGGCTCCACCCAGGCCGCCCCCAAGCAGGCGTACCGTCCCCCAGCACTGAGGCACCTGCCGGCCGCTCCCAGCTCCAAACTG CATGAGGAAGAACCTCCTCAGAACCTCCAGACCGGACCGGGAGGAGAGAAGAGCCTCTCCAAGACGGCTTTGAAGAACCAGAGGAAGCGAGAAGCAAAGAAAGCCGCCAAACTG GAGGCCAAACCTGACCCTGAACCTCAATCTGCTCCCCCACCTGTGAgccacagccaatcagaggccggCAGCGGCAGCGGAGACCCAGAGACCGACAAGAAGATCAAGAACTTAAACAAG AAACTGAGAGCCATCGAGGAGCTGAAGGAGCAGCAGGCGTCTGGGAAAGTTCTGCAGAAGAACCAG GTGGAGAAGATCCAGAaggaggagcagctgctgaaggagctgcaggcgCTGCAGGTCAACCTGTAG
- the mmp23bb gene encoding matrix metallopeptidase 23bb, whose amino-acid sequence MKLLLLLLVMMMKISGSSMMMETISDRGTRTRRYAINPLGHKWTHHNITYRIIKFPNTLNKEDTRKAISIAFTKWSDVSPLTFTEVTNGSATADITIGFYIFNHTDCWWSPLHPCFDGLNGELAHAFLPPRGEIHFDNHEFWILGKSRFSWKQGVWLNDLVQVAAHEIGHALGLWHSRDPDALMHPNATYTGQRNIAQDDVWGIQRLYGCQDKKRVCDPWARLGFCERRKTFMRKNCPQRCDLCYEPLDVVATPTSPPANLKIKMVPRGKVVGFRCGTKSLRSPPKVSWYKDGEQILTSIPGYIVMKDRDLRIVANEFNEGVYTCRIHRRGDIVSANSWAIRLKPEQPSNS is encoded by the exons ATgaagctcctcctgctgctgctggtgatgatgatgaag ATATCTGGCAGCAGCATGATGATGGAGACCATCTCAGAccgaggaaccagaaccagacgctACGCCATAAACCCACTGGGACACAAGTGGACTCACCACAACATCACATACAG GATCATAAAGTTCCCCAACACCCTGAACAAGGAGGACACCCGGAAGGCCATCAGCATCGCCTTCACCAAGTGGAGCGACGTGTCGCCGCTGACCTTCACCGAGGTCACCAACGGCAGCGCCACCGCTGACATCACCATCG GTTTCTACATCTTTAACCACACCGACTGCTGGTGGTCTCCTCTCCATCCGTGCTTCGACGGCCTGAACGGAGAGCTGGCTCACGCCTTCCTGCCGCCTCGAGGAGAGATCCACTTCGACAACCACGAGTTCTGGATCCTCGGGAAGTCCAGGTTCAGCTGGAAACAAG GCGTCTGGCTGAACGACCTGGTCCAGGTGGCGGCTCATGAGATCGGTCACGCTCTGGGACTGTGGCACTCCAGAGACCCGGATGCCCTTATGCATCCCAACGCCACGTACACCGGGCAGAGAAACATCGCTCAGGACGACGTGTGGGGGATCCAGAGGCTCTATG GATGCCAGGATAAGAAGAGGGTCTGTGATCCATGGGCTCGACTCGGATTCTGCGAACGAAGAAAGACCTTCATGAGGAAGAACTGTCCGCAGCGCTGTGACCTCTGCTACG AGCCCCTGGATGTGGTTGCCACGCCAACATCGCCCCCAGCCAACCTGAAGATCAAGATGGTTCCTCGAGGGAAGGTGGTGGGTTTCCGCTGTGGCACCAAAAGCCTCCGTTCTCCCCCCAAAGTCAG CTGGTACAAAGACGGCGAGCAGATCCTGACCTCCATCCCCGGATACATCGTGATGAAGGACAGAGACCTTCGCATCGTTGCAAATGAGTTCAATGAGGGCGTCTACACCTGCCGGATCCACCGGCGTGGAGACATCGTGTCCGCCAACTCCTGGGCCATCCGGCTGAAACCAGAGCAGCCGTCCAACAGCTGA
- the serp1 gene encoding stress-associated endoplasmic reticulum protein 1: MVAKQRIRMANEKHSKNITQRGNVAKSTRNLVEEKGVGPWLLALFIFVVCGSAIFQIIQSIRMGM, from the exons atggtGGCCAAGCAGAGGATCCGCATGGCGAACGAGAAGCACAGCAAGAACATCACGCAGCGGGGGAACGTGGCCAAGTCCACG AGGAACCTGGTGGAGGAGAAGGGAGTTGGACCGTGGCTGCTGGCGCTCTTCATCTTCGTGGTCTGTGGATCAG CCATCTTCCAGATCATCCAGAGCATCAGGATGGGCATGTAG